The genomic segment GAGGAGCGTCTTATGTACCAAAGGGTTAAAAAAGAACACCATTGTTTGTCATGGAATGCCTTGTGTTTAGGTACCATCCCATACATGCACTTCATAGCACATGTGGTCCCTGCAGGATCTCGAGATTGGTAGCCAGCCAGCCTTCCACTATGACAGCTGGGATCAGAAAAACCTTATCTCAGGTGTTTAACCCCTGTCTTTGGTAGCTGGCCCTGTGAATCAAGACGGGACCAGCCCCTCACTGCTCAAGGAGGCTTATTTTTGAACTAATCACCAACAATCGTAATGACCTATAGGATAAAGTTAAAggggtcagctctgaacccggacatatcccagtTGGAGCATTCATTTTATGCTTTGATGCTCTCCTTATCCTTTGTTGAATTGCACGGGgcaaagaccttttttttttttttttttttttttcggtgacGTAACAGGCTCTCCATGAGAAAAGCTAGGCGGAgggttccgcctagcagtgagccctgtgacgtcaccagcacgaaTGGGCAGGCTAGCTAGGCCAGCACTAAAGCTCGCACATCAGTGTCGTTGACGTCGCCGGCGATCCAGTGCAGAGAAAGGGAGAGCATGAAATACTCCGAAGCtcatatcagggaaggggatgcctgggtgaaaatggcgatatgtccgggctcagctctgaactcggaaaacccctttaacatgttttTAAAGTCTTGCATTCTTCCCCCCAAATTGACAATGAATAAATTAtaggcaccccaaaatagtaccagtaaaAACTACAACCAGTCTGGGAAAAACAAAAGTTATGAAAGTAGTGTTATAAAAATGATTTTCTTCCACAAAAACCCCCCCAttattttattgtgcaaaagtactaAAATGCCATCTCAgacatgggggcatattgctaggatatgcccccattgtctgatgggtgcgggtcccaccaatgagaacaaagcggggaaatgaacggagggcgcactgcgcatgcgcagccaccctctattcatttctatggggccgccggaaatagctgagtgctggcttggctatttccgtctgccccaaagaaatgaatgggagcagggggtgCGCGTGTGTGGTGCGCGTgtgtggtgcgctcccattcacttctatgggagcagcgcttggtggtggacggaccctgggaaatccggggtcctcaagccacagctctccccgatacgttctccttgtaggtgcgggtcccgcacctatcaaacaatgggggcatatcctagctatatgccccaTTTTCTgtgattggaatacccctttaggcccctttcacacgagcgagtattccgcgtgggtgcaatgcgtgatgcgcactgaatccggactcttcatttcaataggtctgtgtaaattttttcacacacaaaactgaacgcaatggcagtcaaaactgaatgaacttgcttgcgaaatcgcacatttttaactgaacgcatccggacctaatccgtatcgctcatgtgaaagaggcctttaagTACTAAaatgcttgaaaaaaaaaattgtggcaccCTGGTAAAAATGGTGGCTCTCGTAATAGCAGTCTTTAATATGATATGTAGAAGAAACCATGGAATGCAAACTTCTTACAGAATGAGATTTAGTAGACTGACTCTAGAACTGAAGGAGATTCTCTTCACATAAAAATATTCAGGCCTTGTTCACGGCCCGTCCTGTAAACAAGTGAATGCATACCCAGGATCATCATTTAGAAGTGAGAAAGTGCCTGCCATTGATTTACCAACGTTTCCATTTGTCTCTCAGGATTTCCTTTGGATGCTGCGGTCGTTTCACATTGGCAGAGCTGCTATCATTCTCTCTCTCTGTAATGCTAGTTCTTATTTGGGTCCTGACAGGCCACTGGCTGCTCATGGATGGTGAGTTTATCTTCTTAAAGGGATATCACAGACCAGAGTGAGGCACCAAACCTAGAAGAACCATATACACTTTGGCTCATTACTTTTTTACTACTGTACAGTATTATGTGGTTTGGGCACATTAAATCTGTCGTAACACATTACATGAATTCCCTTTTATGAAGAAATGGTTTTGAACAATCCACTACTTTGTTTCTCTTTCCAGCCCTTGCAATGGGACTATGTGTAGCAATGATTGCCTTTGTCCGCCTGCCCAGCCTGAAGGTTTCCTGTCTCCTCCTTTCAGGGCTGCTCATATATGATGTGTTTTGGGTAAGCAGGTTTACTAGATCATGAGTCTAATTATTAAGAATCATTCCAGGAAAATTGTTTGTTTTGTCTGATGAATAGATTGGCAGTTTAATTTTCTTACTGGTGGCTTTTTTTTCAGCTCCTCCGTTCCTTTTGGTTATACCACATGGCCACACTTTGGCTCTCTGAATCATACAGTTGTCTACAGTGTATACTGGATATCAGCCTCTGTGAAAGCCTATGAGATTCTCAATGTGCATCTCATAGGAATGCATAGTGAGCGAGACTGAATTCAGGTTTGCAGTGAAGATGCTGTCGAATTCATAGTCACAGTGAACTGTAGACGTGTGAAATTCTCTAAAACCCTGGCTCTTTTTATACATATTGCTGATTGCGCTATTTTAAGGAATTGTGATTTATGCAATATGCGAGCATATTTTTTAATGGGTTCCATCAAAGTTGATCCGGTGCTTTATTATTAAATGATAGTTTTCTTTGTCCATGTTAAATCTTTGGATggcagatttaaaggggtattactggATGttaatattgttgacctatctggaggataggtcatcaatgctaaaatcccggaaaaccccttgaaCGCTTTCGCTAccggcgccgtacatgtacggggcTAGAGCAATGGGCAAACATGGCGTGCAACGGGCATCATGGCCGGCTCGTCTCCGCTGTttcaaatagcagagacccgcagctaattaccgtgaccggcaataatgctgattggtatcacttggaaccgaaccagagttcggaaaatgtttttttacagtataaatatatttctgaagttattatgcgaagtctcgcgagtgatcacttcggctcatcggatccAATGCACTCTAATACTGTACGAatcgctcgctctgtacagtattgaaacaaagttttatgtaaatcgacttcggatatttCATTCGacctcgattcactcatccctagttataactataaaaaagttatgagggtcagattCTTACacgatttagacataaaaaaaaattataaatatggggtatcgttataatcgtactgacccagagaatgaagggcatgggtcagttttgccgtataccgaacgctgtgggaacaaaacccgttaaACGGTGGAGCAATTGCGTCGTCCccccccaaattccaccccacttggaatttttttttaccgcttccctctAAAAAATAAAGccctatgtgaatggaaatataaaaaagttgtggctcaaggaagatggggaagaaaaatgaaaactaaaaaaaactccggtatcctaagggttaatagTGCAAAGTTCCAGAGTTGACACTTGTTCAACTTGGCAACCATTGCATGTCTCCAGTGCTTGGCAAACAATGATGCAACTTTGCAGATGGTCTCTGTCAGCTACTTCTTGCTCCaagggttacaaccaccctggcatcaagcagcagtggccatgcttgcacactattgaaaaaagcaccagcctatatgtggcaccttttcctatagtatgcaagcacggcaaccactgctggattgcagggtggtcataatccctggaaacgagcaatgtataatgtggtgGGAAAATGAATGAAACCAGCAAAGTAGGcaatgtctacatgataaatgccatttgctgaagtgagacaactccttaaagaggacctttcaccaggatacatgtattgaaatagttatattacctgACAGTGTGGCCCCCAGTGGTGACTTtccgctttttttttaaattaattttttcaaaggACCCCCCCTTcctttcgtccgctgtggtccccgtttgttttggcgcctcatatgctaattaGGCGATTCGGTTCAACTAGGCAGGGACTTGAATTTGtcctgggcgcggttatcttctccctggctgcgagcgcatccaatcacagcgcccttctctttgccagggagaaggagctcaagttcttgcAAGATTCGTAAGAATTTGAGCTTTTACACATCCCGAGCtgtgcgccatcttggagtctcTTAGGGGGTGGTGGGAGGTAAATTTGAAAAATTAACACCGTGCTCTTTTGCCTAGGGGGAGTATTAGTAAAGGTTGAACAAGTTGCTAGTTTTCTAGGGTTGTTTTTCATACTTACCCACAGGATGCTGCTTCCGCCTATGCCGCAGCTGCTGCGATGCTCCCCGCcggggactccaagatggcgcacggctcgggatgtgtaaaagctcaagttctcgcgaatctcgcgagaacttgagctccttctccctggctaagagctgagcgctctGATTAGATGCGCTCGTAGTCAGGGAGAAGATGACATCGCCCAGGACAAATTCAAGTCCCCGCCTAGTTGAACCGAATCGCTTCATTAGCATAGGAGGTGCCAAACAaacggggaccacagcggacgaagAGGGGGGGTcctctgaaaaacaaaacaaaacggggggccgcactgtaaggtaatataactatttcaatacatgtatcctggtgaaaggtcctctttaagtttagcATCACTCACaggtcagtgttttccatcagtgattaggagccaaaaccaggattgtagCCTCAACAgagataagggaaagatctgcacctgttctgtgtttattgCCTCACCTGGTTTTGGTTTAAAATCACTGTTGGGAATCGGGAAGGTTACACAGGGATTGTGTAAAGTCCAAGTAACAGaagagaaatcactgttagaaatcgagtctgGAATAATCGCGGGTAAAACCTGCTGTATTCACTCCAtcctgatttctaacagtgaAATCTTCCCTTGTACCGAACATATTGCAGTCATTCTCgaattgtctgaaagcttggaatgccagctttcaaacaatacaaagcccatagctggtaccaaaccagagatatgagcagttaaagcaACTGCCCCCTCCCTGTCAGTGTAAAGGAAAATAAGGGAGCAGTTGCATAGCTGACAGAGCAGGAAGAGTgagaaatatatagaaatgtggtaTTATAATCCATTGTACATACCCACATAGTAAAATTACGTTATTTTTACCAAatagtgaacactgtaaataaattccacaacataatgtaaaaattgcagattttttttttctttccccctaaaaataaaataggttatttaatacactatataggTATGTATTAAAATGGTTCCTAAAGAAGCTACTAATAATcccgcaaaataaaaaaagattaaaaaaggtATGACTGTTGGAACACAAAGGGGggaaatattattggtccttaaggcAAAAAATAatggtcactaagaggttaaaaatgcaatagtgtctcctgagttgtgcgccaacaagatttactgcagacacacattaaaaatgtacaatataaaagagacatttttgggagggtttttctaaTTTTAACatgactgttaggaggttaaaggggttttatgagtAAAAAAATTGGAGGAATGAAGAATAAATCAATGACTGGTACAAATGAGCTCATCCTACTTCTCTGATCTCTCTGCAGGTCTTCTTTTCTGCATACATATTTAACAGCAACGTGATGGTCAAGGTGGCAACACAACCTGCTGACAATCCTCTGGATGTCTTATCAAGGAAGCTTCATCTTGGCCCTAATGTTGGGAGGGATGTACCTCGGTTATCTCTGCCAGGAAAACTAGTATTCCCCAGGTAAAGTTGTCTTACTGAGAAATGCTTTACTCTTTCTAGATCTAGCTGCGGCTATACTGAATGAAAATGTTCCTGTCTGAGTGTTTCTGTATTTGTACACAGTTCTACAGGAAGTCACTTTTCCATGCTTGGGATAGGGGACATTGTAATGCCAGGACTGCTTCTGTGCTTCGTTCTACGTTATGACAACTACAAGAAACAGGCGACTGCTGATTCTTGTGGTGCACAGGGAGCTGCCATTTCTGGACGTATGCAGAAGGTCTCCTACTTTCATTGCACACTCATTGGGTACTTTGTGGGTAAGTAATCGGCATCTGATCTGTTATGCATATGTCAGGTGGTCTTTCAAGATACCTCTTCTTGCCCCCCAAATTAATGCTGCTTGAATTTTATAAAGATTGTTTTCATCCATTTTCTTAAACTTCTCTTCACTGTTGAACAGATATAAGTAAAGCTCTTACTAATATATTGCTGCAAAAGTACTGTAGCTTCTGATTTCCCACTAGCTGTCGTCCAAGTTCTCCCCTCTGAGTCACGTTAGAAGTGTCAGAAGCTACAGTACTTCCTGCCTGGAGAAGGGAGAGATAAAAGCACAAAGCGCAATTACTACAGACAGTAGGTTACTAAAGGTTCCTTTACACGGGACGACattacagcagattgtcgggaaggaagcgttccttcccggcaatctgcCGATCGCTGGTGGAGGATCTCCTCTAGAATATGGTGAGGAGCgattgctaatgccatcgctcttccccataaggACTCGTTTTCCGGCCGGAGATTGTGTTTACACGGCACGATCTGCATCCGGTGAATGATTATTTTTGCGTGCACACAAACTATTGGAATAACAGAATTGGCGGTACATTTAGActaccagatcatcgctaacaagtgtCAGTATAAACACTTGTTAGCGATACTCTGTGTGATTCtgggcccgtgtaaagggcccttaagcgCTTTACTTATATCCATTCAACGGCAAAGGTTTTTTCTGGCCGCAATTAGTGTGTATGCTAGATGCTATGGCGGTTGCCAACAAACTATAGGGATACACTCAATATAGATTTTTCTCATTCTTTATGTGCTGTATCTGAACTTTTCCCACAGAGATCGTCCTGTTCATGACATGAACTGCATAGATAACTTGTGATGGGAGAAAGATTATTTTCTACTATGTAGTAGTCACAGCTGTTCTAGTATTTTTTTGTAGTAGTAATCATTTAAATCTCTTCCTGTAAAGCCTAGcctgaaaaaacacaaaaatgtctATATTAATATTTGGAAGTTTACATTACAGGGTTGTTAACTGCGACAGTGGCTTCACGCATTCATAGGGCTGCACAACCTGCTTTGCTGTATTTGGTGCCCTTTACTTTATTACCGCTCCTAACTATGGCCTATTTAAAGGTAGGTTTTATACTGTATTTTAGCACCCATATTACCTCACTCTACCACAAACGCATACTTTTATAGTTTTTCTATTATTGTGAGGACTGAGATTCAGGAAAAATAGACTTacacgactaaggctactttcacacttgcggcaggacggatccaacatgctgttcaccatgtcggatccgtcttgcggctatttcgccgtgccgccgctccgtccccattaactataatggggacgggggcggagctccggcgcagcagggCGgtacacggcgaaagccgccggactaaaattactgcatgtcagactttttagtccggcggcttttgccgtgctgcgccggagctctacccccgtccccattatagtcaatggggacggagcggcggtccggaggcacggcgaaatagccgcaggacagatccgacatggtgaatagcatgtcggatccgtcctgccgcaagtgtgaaagtagccttaggtatgTAAAGAGTTTACTAAATTATGATAAAAGACCAAAAGTCGTCAAAACAAATGAGCAAGCTCCACATTGGCCAATATGGCACTTAGCCGGTGCCCATATGATAGAGAGGGGTGTTGGTAGCAAGACACATCTTaagaggacctctcaccgctcctgacatgcctgttttaatagcttcatgaatTCCCTacatactaacaattctggagcatctattcttatggctctatgttgtgctattcctttattatttctactagaagttatgtataaattgctagcagtctgccgtaagggtacaaaggggtggtaacaagttgggggggtggTGGTATCTGGATAGAGTTAGTCTgtgcaatcagtgctgccatttttacactgtgcaggtacaccccccctaactggttaccaccactctgtacccttactgcagactgctagcaattcattcataacttctagtagacataataaaggaatggcacaacatagagccataagaatagatgcttcagaattgttattacatggggaatgcatgaagctattaaaacgggcatgtccggagcggtgaaaggtcctctttaaccacctcagcccccagtgcttaaacaccctgaaagaccaggccactttttacacttctgacctacactactttcaccgtttattgctcggtcatgcaacttaccacccaaatgaattttacctccttttcttctcactaatagagctttcatttggtggtatttcattgctgctgacattttaactttttttgttattaatcgaaatttaacgatttttttgcaaaaaaatgacatttttcactttcagttgtaaaattttgcaaaaaaaacgagatccatatataaattttgctctaaatttatttttctacaagtctttgataaaaaaaaaaatgtttgggtaaaaaaaaaaatggtttgggtaaaagttatagcgtttacaaactatggtacaaaaatgtgaatttccgctttttgaagcagctctgactttctgagcacctgtcatgtttcctgaggttctacaatggccagacagtacaaacaccccacaaatgaccccatttcggaaagtagacaccctaaggtattcgctgatgggcatagtgagttcatagaactttttattttttgtcacaagtttgacctgtgaaatccgaaaggtgctctttggaatgtgggcccctttgcccacctaggctgtaaaaaagtgccacacgtggtatcgccgtactcaggagaagttggggaatgtgttttggggtgtcattttacatattccaatgctgggtgagataaatatcttggtcaaatgccaactttgtataaaaaaaaaatgggaaaagttgtcttttgccaatatatttctctcacccagcatgggtatatgtaaaatgacaccccaaaacacattgcccaacttctcctgaatacggcgataccagatgtgtgacacttttttgcagcctagatgcgcaaaggggcccacattccttttatgagggcatttttagacatttggatcccagacttcttctcacgctttagggcccctaaaatgccagggcagtataaataccccacatgtgaccccattttggaaagaagacaccccaaggtattcaatgaggggcatggcgagttcatagaattttttttttttttggcactagttagcggaaattgatttttccgctaacttgggacaaaaatttcaatctttcatggactcaatatgcccctcacggaataccttggggtgtcttctttccaaaatggggtctggaatataaatgtctaaaaatttttacgcatttggattccgtgaggggtagggtgagttcatgtgagattttattttttgatgttagtggaatgagactttgtaagaaaaaaaaaaaaaattccgctaacttgggccaaaaaaatgtctgaatgcagccttacaggggggtgatcaatgacaggggggtgatcagggagtctatatggggtgatcacccccctgtcattgatcaatcccctataaggctccattcagatgtccgtatgtgttttgcggatccgatccatgtatccgtggatccgtaaaaatcatgcggacatctgaatggagctttacaggggggtgatcaatgacaggggggtgatcagggagtctatatggggtgatcaccacagtcattgatcacgcccctgtaaggctccattcagacgtccgtatgcgttttgcggatccgatcagtctatcagtggatccgtaaaaatcatgcggacatctgaatggagctttacaggggggtgatcaatgacaggggggtgatcagggagtctatatggggtgatcaggggcgaataaggggttaataagtgacagggggggggggggtgtagtgtagtgtggtgcttggtgctacatattgctgagctatctgtgtcctctggtggtcgatccaaacaaaggggaccaccagaggaccaggtagcaggtatattagacgctgttatcaaaacagcgtctaatatacctgttaggggttaaaaaaatcacatctccagcctgccagcgaacgatcgccgctggcaggctggagatccactcgcttaccttccgatcctgtgaacgcgcgcgcctgtgtgcgcgcgttcacaggaaatctcgcgtctcgcgagaggacgcgccggcgcgtccaggtggAATTAaagaacaaccacctccaggacgcgtctgtgcgtacagcggtccggaggtggttaaagaggacctttcactagaataaaacatctgcacatgtggttttggctcacaatcactgaaggAAATCACTAATGTGTGAgtgaggcttaaagaggacctttcactagaataaaacatctaaacgaactatacagacatgtagagcggcgcccagggatctccctgcacttactgttatacctgggcgccgctccgttcgcccggtataggctccggtatcttcatagttaggctccacccaggggaacctgccggcgtctcattctcccaggctgtagcgctggccaatcgcagcgctcagctcatagcctgagagaaaaaaaagcctctcaggctatgagctgagcgctgcgattggctagcactacagcatgggagaatgagacgcctggaagttcccctgggtggagcctaactatgaagata from the Bufo bufo chromosome 2, aBufBuf1.1, whole genome shotgun sequence genome contains:
- the SPPL3 gene encoding signal peptide peptidase-like 3 — encoded protein: MAEQSYSWAYSLVDSSQVSTFLISILLIVYGSFRSLNMDFENQDKEKDGSSSPGAFSGNSSNNSIQTIDSTQALFLPIGASVSLLVMFFFFDSVQVVFTICTAVLATIAFAFLLLPMCQYLTRPCSQNKISFGCCGRFTLAELLSFSLSVMLVLIWVLTGHWLLMDALAMGLCVAMIAFVRLPSLKVSCLLLSGLLIYDVFWVFFSAYIFNSNVMVKVATQPADNPLDVLSRKLHLGPNVGRDVPRLSLPGKLVFPSSTGSHFSMLGIGDIVMPGLLLCFVLRYDNYKKQATADSCGAQGAAISGRMQKVSYFHCTLIGYFVGLLTATVASRIHRAAQPALLYLVPFTLLPLLTMAYLKGDLRRMWSEPFHVKASSSRFLEV